A DNA window from Symbiobacterium terraclitae contains the following coding sequences:
- a CDS encoding lanthionine synthetase LanC family protein: MDGYRAELLEAAAAIGRTLCRDAWYDRTGRHCNWMGRQDIQDGLLARYSVRAAALGPELYGGSAGIALFLTELHRATGDPAFAATARAALRRSVRYMQRSPTGASPLSFFAGHLGLLWAACRLTDAAAGADLADEMGWLAACVLDGMATAHTLDVISGNAGAIPVLLALSRRPGYKAFADLAVACGEELCREASWSGEMCWWDSGRLSGTRDARPATGFSHGASGCGLALMALHAATGDGRFLRTARGAFAFEDSLYSPAAGNWVDTRFPYRAEEGEVQGTFQRGWCHGGPGIAIARMLAALLDPEMAAQHRRMAEAGVRVAGAALSERLTQTGYDATLCHGIAGLSEVLLMYGDWFDGSCRQRAVDAALALVRRYGASGGWPSGVNAGGPNPSLMIGTAGIGYHLLRLCDPTVPPVLALMLTPGRLSR; the protein is encoded by the coding sequence ATGGACGGATACCGCGCCGAACTTCTGGAGGCCGCTGCGGCCATCGGGCGCACGCTCTGCCGGGATGCCTGGTACGACCGGACCGGGCGGCACTGCAACTGGATGGGGCGGCAGGACATCCAGGACGGGCTGCTGGCGCGCTACTCGGTGCGCGCCGCCGCGCTGGGCCCCGAGCTCTACGGCGGCAGCGCAGGCATCGCGCTCTTCCTGACCGAACTCCACCGCGCCACCGGCGACCCAGCCTTCGCCGCGACCGCACGGGCTGCGCTGCGCCGCTCCGTGCGGTATATGCAGCGCTCCCCGACCGGGGCCTCGCCGCTCTCCTTTTTCGCAGGGCACCTGGGCTTGCTCTGGGCGGCCTGCCGGCTGACGGACGCGGCCGCCGGCGCGGATCTCGCGGACGAGATGGGCTGGCTTGCCGCCTGCGTTCTGGATGGCATGGCCACGGCCCACACGCTGGACGTGATCAGCGGCAACGCCGGGGCGATTCCCGTGCTGCTGGCCCTTTCGCGGCGCCCGGGGTACAAGGCGTTCGCCGACCTGGCCGTGGCCTGCGGGGAGGAGCTCTGCCGGGAGGCCAGCTGGTCTGGGGAGATGTGCTGGTGGGATTCCGGCAGGCTCAGCGGCACCCGGGACGCGCGGCCGGCCACCGGCTTCTCCCACGGCGCATCGGGCTGCGGGCTTGCGCTGATGGCGCTCCACGCGGCCACCGGGGACGGGAGGTTCCTCCGCACCGCCCGCGGCGCCTTCGCCTTCGAGGACTCGCTCTACAGCCCCGCGGCGGGGAACTGGGTCGACACCCGCTTCCCCTACCGGGCCGAGGAGGGGGAGGTGCAGGGCACCTTCCAGCGGGGCTGGTGCCACGGCGGGCCGGGCATCGCCATCGCCCGGATGCTCGCGGCGCTGCTGGATCCCGAGATGGCCGCACAGCACCGGCGGATGGCCGAGGCCGGCGTGCGGGTGGCCGGCGCCGCGCTGTCGGAGCGGCTGACCCAGACCGGGTACGATGCGACGCTCTGCCACGGCATCGCCGGGCTCTCGGAGGTCCTCCTGATGTACGGCGACTGGTTCGACGGCAGCTGTCGACAGCGGGCCGTGGACGCGGCGCTGGCGCTCGTGCGGCGCTACGGGGCGTCGGGCGGCTGGCCGTCGGGTGTGAACGCCGGGGGCCCCAACCCGAGCCTGATGATCGGCACCGCCGGGATCGGCTACCACCTGCTGCGCCTGTGCGACCCCACGGTTCCGCCGGTCCTGGCGCTCATGCTGACGCCGGGGCGGCTGAGCCGGTGA
- a CDS encoding T3SS effector HopA1 family protein, giving the protein MSAPPLHPDIRAVVQAVDIQSPTRFALRGAVRDLTRMEVVTPSGGSREQPAEPLVRALEAELYQGFYCRPRPGGPAAGADPAEASGFIAALSRANRGRGAWEGGWVVAGVEPDGQVAVRKDGVTFWAGPAQVRTRTGAPSAAPSPGEACSVQLAKELRHLFPAYYMALGNRLPEAGPLLRLYWNLSPAAAIPYVRMVTELLNREEIPFKAKVLSHPRQYRRADAGVLYVHRTDFGRLRPILRQLYRGLGSRLHREVPMFTKPLAPGLGLAEDPGGGLSFGQSRCRVVAEGLYRCQAEGAADLDARLRVVAGVMRERGLDPLRPWLEPGSADDYARGLSP; this is encoded by the coding sequence ATGAGCGCGCCGCCCCTTCACCCGGACATCCGCGCGGTCGTGCAGGCCGTGGACATTCAGAGTCCGACCCGGTTCGCCCTGCGCGGCGCGGTGCGGGACCTGACCCGGATGGAGGTCGTCACCCCGTCGGGCGGGTCGAGGGAGCAGCCCGCCGAGCCCCTGGTCCGGGCGCTGGAGGCGGAGCTCTACCAGGGCTTCTACTGCCGGCCGAGGCCGGGCGGGCCGGCCGCCGGCGCCGACCCTGCGGAGGCCAGCGGGTTCATCGCCGCCCTCTCCCGCGCCAACCGCGGCCGGGGAGCCTGGGAGGGCGGGTGGGTCGTCGCCGGGGTCGAGCCGGACGGGCAGGTCGCGGTGCGGAAGGACGGGGTGACGTTCTGGGCCGGGCCGGCGCAGGTCCGCACCCGCACCGGTGCGCCATCGGCGGCGCCTTCCCCCGGGGAAGCCTGCTCCGTGCAGCTGGCGAAGGAGCTGCGGCACCTCTTCCCCGCGTACTACATGGCGCTGGGGAACAGGCTGCCGGAGGCCGGCCCCTTGCTGCGCCTCTACTGGAACCTGTCGCCGGCCGCCGCCATTCCCTACGTGCGGATGGTGACCGAACTGCTCAACCGGGAGGAGATCCCCTTCAAGGCCAAGGTCCTGTCGCACCCCCGGCAGTACCGGCGGGCCGACGCCGGGGTGCTCTACGTGCACCGGACCGACTTCGGCCGGCTCCGCCCGATCCTCCGGCAGCTGTACCGCGGCCTCGGCTCCAGGCTCCACCGGGAGGTGCCCATGTTCACCAAGCCGCTGGCGCCGGGGCTGGGCCTCGCCGAGGACCCGGGCGGAGGGCTCAGCTTCGGGCAGTCCCGCTGCCGGGTGGTGGCGGAAGGGCTGTACCGCTGCCAGGCCGAGGGCGCGGCCGACCTGGACGCCCGCCTCCGCGTGGTGGCCGGGGTGATGCGGGAGCGCGGGCTCGACCCCCTGCGCCCCTGGCTGGAGCCGGGCTCGGCGGACGACTACGCGCGGGGGCTGTCACCTTAG
- a CDS encoding phosphotransferase family protein, translated as MGIPVVTVDSAPAFLMSLGLITGEAVVDGQLDVISASRRNRNLHVTSANCGSFLIKQPAEPGAPAAETVRQEARFYAWFRQAPRAEPVRDLLPRLVHADPDRALLILELLPEATPLWRHYERAGPEAFPAEAAALVGEALARLHEAFAGVDPSRDPALSWLGSDLPWSFALHRPRIDALRDMSAANREMVRIMQARPAVFRGLDALRALWRRETLIHGDVKMDNCLVLTDSTGAQRVALVDWELVQLGDSAWDLAGALNDFLFFWVVSMPHDRPLEEMIAAARYPLSVLQPAVRALWRAYAAERRLPAREAEALLERAVRFAAVRTLQTAYEIAGHFAVMPVPSVLLMQAALNLLADPARGRRELFGLEAVG; from the coding sequence GTGGGCATCCCAGTCGTAACCGTGGACTCGGCGCCGGCCTTCCTGATGAGCCTCGGCCTGATCACCGGCGAGGCCGTCGTCGACGGACAGCTGGATGTGATCAGCGCCTCCCGGCGCAACCGGAACCTCCACGTCACCTCCGCCAACTGCGGCAGCTTCCTGATCAAGCAGCCCGCGGAGCCCGGGGCGCCCGCCGCGGAGACCGTGCGGCAGGAGGCGCGCTTCTACGCCTGGTTCCGGCAGGCGCCCAGGGCCGAACCCGTGCGGGACCTGCTGCCCCGGCTCGTGCACGCCGACCCCGACCGGGCGCTGCTCATCCTCGAGCTCCTGCCCGAGGCCACCCCGCTCTGGCGGCACTATGAGCGCGCCGGGCCGGAGGCATTCCCTGCGGAGGCTGCGGCGCTGGTCGGCGAGGCGCTGGCCAGGCTGCACGAGGCCTTCGCAGGGGTCGACCCGTCCCGGGACCCCGCCCTCTCCTGGCTGGGGAGCGACCTGCCCTGGAGCTTCGCGCTGCACCGCCCCCGCATCGACGCCCTGCGCGACATGAGCGCCGCCAACCGGGAGATGGTTCGGATCATGCAGGCGCGCCCGGCCGTCTTCCGCGGCCTCGACGCCCTGCGCGCCCTGTGGCGGCGCGAGACGCTGATCCACGGCGACGTCAAGATGGACAACTGCCTCGTCCTCACCGACAGCACGGGGGCGCAGCGCGTCGCCCTGGTGGACTGGGAGTTGGTGCAGCTGGGTGACTCCGCCTGGGACCTGGCCGGAGCCCTGAACGACTTCCTCTTCTTCTGGGTCGTCTCGATGCCCCACGACCGGCCGCTGGAGGAGATGATCGCGGCCGCCCGGTACCCGCTGTCCGTCCTCCAGCCGGCGGTCCGGGCCCTGTGGCGGGCGTACGCCGCCGAACGCAGGCTGCCGGCTCGGGAGGCGGAAGCGCTGCTGGAGCGCGCCGTGCGCTTCGCGGCGGTCCGCACGCTGCAGACGGCCTACGAGATCGCCGGCCACTTCGCCGTCATGCCCGTCCCGTCGGTGCTCCTCATGCAGGCGGCCCTCAACCTGCTGGCCGATCCGGCGCGCGGCAGGAGGGAGCTCTTCGGGCTGGAGGCGGTCGGATGA
- a CDS encoding Hsp20/alpha crystallin family protein produces the protein MMSYPVRPWNPFDLIERMMAQWDQYFFGSPWPALPSLPQLKVQQDDQEVSIRVEVPGVSPEDLSVTVDGNLLTIRAVHRGQGEDDVATYERAFTLPSSVDPEKVTAHYRHGVLEVRLPRAEGRRSRQIPIDLG, from the coding sequence ATGATGTCCTACCCGGTTCGTCCGTGGAACCCGTTTGACCTGATCGAGCGGATGATGGCTCAGTGGGACCAGTACTTCTTCGGCAGCCCCTGGCCTGCACTGCCTTCGCTTCCGCAGCTGAAGGTGCAGCAGGACGACCAGGAGGTCTCCATCCGGGTCGAGGTGCCCGGGGTGAGCCCGGAGGACCTGAGCGTCACCGTGGACGGCAACCTCCTCACCATCCGGGCCGTTCACCGCGGCCAGGGCGAGGATGACGTCGCCACCTACGAGCGCGCCTTCACGCTCCCGTCCAGCGTCGACCCGGAGAAGGTCACGGCCCACTACCGCCATGGCGTCCTGGAGGTCCGGCTGCCCCGCGCCGAGGGGCGCCGCAGCCGCCAGATCCCCATCGACCTGGGATAG
- a CDS encoding thiol-disulfide oxidoreductase DCC family protein: MESIIVFYDGWCPLCTRASRRLARLDWLGRLRFVSIREPGAAEEAGVPPERLAARLHVRSARTGRWAEGIWAVAAIAARLPLFWPLWPLLVAAGVSGLGQPVYDFIARRRAIVPAGQCDEHGCRLPGQGS, encoded by the coding sequence GTGGAGTCCATCATCGTGTTCTACGACGGCTGGTGCCCCCTGTGCACCCGTGCCAGCCGGCGCCTCGCCCGGCTGGACTGGCTGGGGCGGCTCCGGTTCGTCTCCATCCGGGAGCCCGGCGCCGCCGAGGAGGCAGGCGTACCGCCGGAACGCCTCGCTGCCCGCCTGCACGTGCGGTCCGCGCGCACCGGCCGGTGGGCGGAGGGGATCTGGGCCGTTGCGGCGATCGCAGCGCGGCTGCCGCTCTTCTGGCCGCTCTGGCCGCTGCTGGTCGCGGCCGGGGTCAGCGGCCTGGGGCAGCCCGTCTACGACTTCATCGCCCGCAGGCGGGCCATCGTGCCCGCGGGGCAGTGCGACGAGCACGGGTGCCGGCTGCCGGGGCAGGGTTCCTGA
- a CDS encoding aspartate aminotransferase family protein — protein MNLHEMDLRHLIHNEVRFRDLARKGTTIITRAEGSTIYDTEGRAYLDAQAGMVLVNIGYGRKELGAVAAAQMGRLMYYHTYFQYANEPAVRLAAKLASLAPAGLGKVFFTLGGAESVETAVKIARLYQRARGRAEGHKIICLDLGYHGNSLGALSATAFAAHRAYYDPLVPGFVHIPSPDTFEGPYRADDPGAGARYAALLEERILAEGPETVAAFLAEPILGVGGIIIPPDDYLRHVRQICDRYGVLLILDEVMTGFGRTGTLWACEQFGVVPDLLCTAKGLTSGYLPLGAVLVGDHVIEAIAEADLPFEHGFTYAGHPVSCAVAMKNIEIIEQERLAERAARMGERLRAGLVARDNPYIAEVRGRGLMVAAELVRDRETRERFPAGDQPFRFAVEAGALREGVITGIAPYRDTLMITPPLVITEEEVDRLVDVYDRVIRQEGDRRRG, from the coding sequence TTGAACCTGCACGAGATGGATCTGCGGCACCTCATCCACAACGAGGTCCGCTTCCGGGATCTCGCCCGGAAGGGGACAACCATCATCACCCGCGCGGAGGGCTCGACCATCTACGACACCGAGGGCCGGGCGTACCTGGACGCGCAGGCAGGCATGGTGCTGGTGAACATCGGCTACGGGCGCAAGGAGCTGGGCGCGGTGGCGGCGGCCCAGATGGGGCGGCTGATGTACTACCACACCTACTTCCAGTACGCCAACGAGCCGGCGGTGCGGCTCGCGGCCAAGCTGGCCTCCCTTGCCCCGGCCGGCCTGGGAAAGGTGTTCTTCACGCTGGGCGGCGCCGAGTCGGTGGAGACGGCGGTCAAGATCGCCCGGCTCTATCAGCGGGCCAGGGGGCGGGCCGAGGGCCACAAGATCATCTGCCTGGACCTGGGCTACCACGGCAACAGCCTGGGGGCGCTCTCGGCCACGGCGTTCGCGGCGCACCGGGCCTACTACGACCCGCTGGTCCCCGGCTTTGTGCACATCCCCTCGCCGGACACCTTCGAGGGGCCCTACCGGGCCGACGACCCCGGGGCCGGCGCCAGGTACGCCGCCCTGCTGGAGGAGCGCATCCTCGCCGAGGGTCCGGAGACCGTCGCGGCCTTCCTGGCCGAGCCCATCCTGGGGGTGGGCGGCATCATCATCCCGCCCGACGACTACCTCAGGCACGTGCGGCAGATCTGCGACCGGTACGGCGTGCTGCTGATTCTCGACGAGGTGATGACCGGCTTCGGCCGCACCGGCACCCTCTGGGCCTGCGAGCAGTTCGGCGTCGTGCCGGACCTGCTCTGCACGGCCAAGGGGCTGACCAGCGGCTACCTGCCGCTGGGCGCCGTCCTCGTGGGCGACCACGTGATCGAGGCCATCGCCGAGGCCGACCTGCCCTTTGAGCACGGCTTCACCTACGCCGGCCACCCCGTCTCCTGCGCCGTGGCCATGAAGAACATCGAGATCATCGAGCAGGAGCGGCTGGCCGAGCGGGCGGCCCGCATGGGCGAGCGGCTCCGGGCGGGTCTCGTCGCCCGGGATAACCCCTACATCGCCGAGGTGCGGGGCCGCGGGCTGATGGTGGCCGCAGAGCTGGTGCGCGACCGGGAGACCCGCGAGCGGTTCCCCGCCGGCGACCAGCCATTCCGCTTCGCCGTGGAGGCCGGCGCCCTCCGGGAGGGCGTGATCACCGGCATCGCCCCGTACCGGGACACGCTGATGATCACCCCGCCGCTGGTGATCACGGAGGAAGAGGTGGACCGGCTGGTGGACGTGTACGACCGCGTCATCCGACAGGAGGGGGACCGAAGGAGGGGATAG
- a CDS encoding LytS/YhcK type 5TM receptor domain-containing protein: protein MNLLILLVERVGVLIALAFLFTRSAAFRRMVEGRMQPAERLWLGLAFGLSGVLGTYTGVVIGPEGAAPATLVGTPLLPEEAIANSRAVSVILAGFLGGPVTGLIAGALAGGHRLLLGGFTGLACGLATASQGLVAGFLRRMPGRMHSTLSPGSALLAAAVLEIMQMVIILLVAKPYPAALALVRMIALPMIVANSLGVAFFVVAARVILDAEAAREADAARKALAIATQTLPILEQGLSPDSALEAARLIRSVTGMAAVALTDTERILAHVGIGDDHHRPGARLFTAVTRRAIAEDRTQVAADAAAIECDHPHCPLQAAVVVPLHEGGQVVGALKLYFNPERSRAPLELAEGLGYHFSTQLTLARAQRQAALLDKAEIRALQAQIQPHFLFNALNTVMALIRLDAGKAREVLGHLADFLRRNLQSTQEETVPLAREIEHVRNYLAVEEARFGDRLTVTYALDPAAQAVPLPPLTLQPIVENALVHGLKGVKRPWQIAIRAQVNGGQAEISVSDNGRGIDPDRLATLLDRPAASRGIQSGLALRTPYILMAPEGFRLPVSVAYPLGLAITAAIVILFALKVRPNFGILLPQGSDD from the coding sequence ATGAACCTCTTGATCCTGCTCGTAGAACGCGTCGGCGTGCTCATCGCACTGGCCTTCCTGTTCACCCGCAGCGCCGCCTTCCGCCGGATGGTGGAGGGGCGCATGCAGCCAGCCGAGCGGCTGTGGCTGGGGCTTGCCTTCGGTCTCTCCGGCGTGCTCGGCACCTACACCGGCGTGGTGATCGGCCCTGAGGGTGCCGCCCCCGCGACGCTGGTGGGCACGCCGCTCCTGCCGGAGGAGGCGATCGCCAACTCCCGCGCGGTCTCGGTGATCCTGGCCGGCTTCCTCGGCGGACCCGTGACGGGGCTCATCGCCGGCGCCCTGGCCGGCGGCCACCGCCTGCTGCTGGGAGGCTTCACCGGCCTCGCCTGCGGCCTCGCCACCGCCTCTCAGGGGCTGGTGGCGGGCTTCCTGCGGCGCATGCCGGGCCGGATGCACAGCACCCTCTCGCCCGGGAGCGCGCTGCTCGCTGCGGCTGTGCTGGAGATCATGCAGATGGTGATCATCCTGCTGGTGGCCAAGCCCTACCCGGCGGCCCTCGCCCTCGTCCGGATGATCGCCCTGCCCATGATCGTGGCCAACAGCCTCGGCGTGGCCTTCTTCGTGGTAGCAGCCCGCGTGATCCTGGACGCGGAGGCGGCCAGGGAGGCGGATGCGGCCCGCAAGGCCCTGGCCATCGCCACGCAGACCCTGCCCATCCTCGAGCAGGGCCTCTCGCCTGACAGTGCGCTGGAGGCGGCCCGCCTGATCCGGTCGGTGACGGGGATGGCGGCGGTCGCCCTGACGGATACGGAGCGGATCCTGGCCCACGTGGGCATCGGCGACGACCACCACCGGCCCGGGGCGCGGCTCTTCACGGCGGTCACCCGGAGGGCGATCGCGGAGGACCGCACCCAGGTGGCCGCGGATGCGGCGGCCATCGAATGCGACCACCCGCACTGCCCGCTGCAGGCCGCCGTGGTCGTGCCGCTGCACGAGGGCGGCCAGGTGGTCGGCGCCCTGAAGCTCTACTTCAACCCGGAGCGCTCCCGGGCGCCGCTGGAGCTGGCCGAGGGCCTCGGCTACCACTTCTCCACGCAGCTGACCCTGGCGCGGGCGCAGCGGCAGGCGGCCCTGCTGGACAAGGCGGAGATCCGGGCGCTGCAGGCGCAGATCCAACCGCACTTCCTCTTCAACGCCCTCAATACAGTGATGGCCCTCATCCGGCTCGACGCCGGGAAGGCCCGGGAGGTCCTCGGTCACCTGGCCGACTTCCTGCGGCGCAACCTGCAGTCGACGCAGGAGGAGACCGTGCCCCTGGCCCGTGAGATCGAGCACGTGCGCAACTACCTCGCCGTGGAGGAGGCGCGGTTCGGCGACCGGCTTACGGTGACCTACGCCCTGGACCCGGCTGCGCAGGCGGTGCCGCTTCCTCCGCTCACCCTGCAGCCCATCGTGGAGAACGCCCTCGTCCACGGGCTGAAAGGCGTGAAGAGGCCGTGGCAGATCGCGATCCGGGCGCAGGTCAACGGCGGGCAGGCGGAGATCAGCGTGAGCGACAACGGCCGGGGCATCGACCCCGACCGGCTGGCGACGCTCCTCGACCGCCCCGCCGCCTCCCGCGGCATTCAGAGCGGCCTGGCCCTGCGCACGCCCTACATCCTGATGGCCCCCGAGGGCTTCCGGCTGCCGGTCTCCGTTGCCTATCCGCTGGGCCTCGCCATCACCGCGGCCATCGTGATCCTCTTCGCCCTCAAGGTGCGCCCGAACTTCGGCATACTGCTTCCCCAGGGAAGCGACGATTAG
- the thrC gene encoding threonine synthase gives MLTCSCCNQAYPETEPRWRCRCGAYLLLQSDRMFTRDALSGRPLTLWRYREALGIERDDSIVSLGEGFTPLVADALFGQPVLLKLDQLNPTGSFKDRGSTVMISKLKEWGVPEIVEDSSGNAGASVAAYARRAGIAARIFVPASTSAGKTAQIRMHGADLVRVDGSREETTRAALAAASQTFYASHNWSPYFVAGLKTLAYEICEQQDWQAPDWVVAPVGGGSLVLGLYLGFADLVRAGIIARMPRIAAVQAAVCAPVYEAWRQRLHEVPEVDKRETAAEGIAIARPVKGESILKALCESGGVALTVSEEEIWATAHLLAEKGIYVEPTSAAAPAAVRQLVEQGLVGTGSRVVVELTGMGLKATDKFLAHLGG, from the coding sequence ATGCTTACCTGCAGTTGCTGCAACCAGGCCTACCCCGAGACCGAACCCCGCTGGCGCTGCCGGTGCGGCGCCTACCTGCTGCTGCAGTCGGACCGGATGTTCACCCGCGATGCGCTCTCCGGCCGCCCCCTCACCCTCTGGCGGTACCGGGAAGCGCTGGGCATCGAACGGGACGACAGCATCGTCTCACTGGGCGAGGGCTTCACCCCGCTCGTCGCGGACGCGCTCTTCGGCCAGCCCGTCCTCCTCAAGCTGGACCAGCTCAACCCCACCGGATCGTTCAAGGACCGCGGCTCCACCGTGATGATCAGCAAGCTGAAGGAGTGGGGCGTGCCGGAGATCGTGGAGGACTCTTCGGGCAACGCCGGCGCCTCGGTGGCGGCCTACGCTCGCCGGGCCGGCATCGCGGCCCGCATCTTCGTGCCTGCGTCCACCTCCGCTGGCAAGACAGCGCAGATCCGCATGCACGGGGCGGATCTCGTCCGGGTCGACGGCTCCCGGGAGGAGACGACCCGGGCGGCCCTGGCCGCGGCCAGCCAGACCTTCTACGCCAGCCACAACTGGAGCCCGTACTTCGTCGCCGGCCTGAAGACCCTGGCCTATGAGATCTGCGAGCAGCAGGACTGGCAGGCGCCCGACTGGGTGGTCGCACCCGTCGGGGGCGGCAGCCTTGTGCTGGGGCTCTACCTGGGCTTCGCCGACCTCGTGCGGGCAGGGATCATCGCCCGGATGCCCCGGATCGCCGCGGTGCAGGCGGCGGTCTGCGCACCGGTCTACGAGGCCTGGCGGCAGCGGCTGCACGAGGTCCCTGAGGTGGACAAGCGGGAGACCGCCGCCGAGGGCATCGCCATCGCCCGTCCGGTGAAGGGCGAGAGCATCCTCAAGGCCCTCTGCGAAAGCGGCGGCGTCGCCCTGACCGTCTCCGAGGAGGAGATCTGGGCGACGGCCCACCTGCTCGCCGAGAAGGGGATCTACGTCGAGCCCACCTCCGCCGCAGCCCCCGCCGCCGTCAGACAGCTGGTGGAGCAGGGGCTGGTCGGCACCGGATCCCGCGTGGTGGTGGAGCTGACCGGGATGGGTCTCAAGGCCACGGACAAGTTCCTGGCACACCTCGGCGGGTAG
- a CDS encoding aminoglycoside adenylyltransferase domain-containing protein, protein MSQPIPAHAERVMRSLADGLGRILGERLVGVYLGGSLSLGDYCEATSDLDFLVVTRGRLAREDLAALEAFHRELLAADPAARRLEGDYAPQECIVPEGTTIPVPGCKRGVFRPEVGEIMLSADNVCNLRENGIAFAGPPPAEVLPPVSPDQVRAAVREMLAEGPGNADRPEEQVDDLLNLFRSLCALETGRPTTKSQGADWVRRRVEPRWLPVIDAALEARRLGTAAGWTEDLRESAAALDRLLRQRYCPAL, encoded by the coding sequence ATGAGCCAACCCATCCCCGCCCACGCCGAGCGTGTGATGCGCAGCCTGGCCGACGGCCTTGGCCGGATTCTCGGCGAGAGGCTGGTGGGCGTCTACCTGGGCGGGTCGCTCTCGCTGGGCGACTACTGCGAGGCCACGAGCGACCTGGACTTCCTGGTGGTCACCCGGGGGCGCCTCGCCCGGGAAGACCTGGCGGCCCTGGAGGCCTTTCACCGCGAACTGCTGGCCGCCGACCCCGCGGCCCGCCGGCTGGAGGGCGACTACGCCCCGCAGGAGTGCATCGTCCCGGAGGGCACGACCATCCCGGTTCCCGGCTGCAAGCGCGGGGTGTTCCGCCCCGAAGTCGGTGAGATCATGCTGTCGGCTGACAACGTCTGCAACCTGCGGGAGAACGGCATCGCCTTCGCCGGGCCGCCCCCGGCCGAGGTGCTGCCGCCGGTCAGCCCGGATCAGGTGCGGGCGGCCGTGCGGGAGATGCTGGCGGAGGGCCCGGGGAACGCCGACCGGCCGGAAGAGCAGGTCGACGACCTGCTGAACCTCTTCCGCTCCCTCTGCGCGCTGGAGACGGGCAGGCCGACCACCAAGTCGCAGGGCGCCGACTGGGTGCGGCGCCGGGTGGAGCCCCGGTGGCTGCCGGTCATCGACGCGGCGCTGGAGGCCCGGCGCCTGGGAACGGCCGCGGGCTGGACCGAGGATCTCCGGGAGTCCGCCGCCGCCCTGGACCGGCTGCTGCGCCAGCGCTACTGCCCCGCCCTCTGA
- a CDS encoding class I SAM-dependent methyltransferase, protein MADWGEYVHGVSAQMALYRESARRLCELADLRPGMTVVDLGAGTGLTSLAALDLVPEGLELIAVEASPALLAAARARLGGRAAAYHNADAVAAASLLSGKVDRVLCNLALLSFRDPEGVLRAWRSRIGPAGLLCFSLSGTWFNALRDQVTPQYVLLRELHRQGLLPRGVPPVERLPNQRSIEGTLRDAGFKPVHYEVQEIPSPRPETEPGGELYNLMRLSPALPGRDRAEAVQRSLDALPGVAEAIAASGARWRVVHFTAQPALTPEEVLQERLGGRLAHQRAGQ, encoded by the coding sequence ATGGCCGACTGGGGTGAGTACGTGCACGGGGTCAGCGCACAGATGGCCCTGTATCGGGAGTCCGCCCGGCGCCTCTGCGAGCTGGCGGACCTGCGGCCGGGGATGACGGTGGTGGACCTGGGCGCCGGCACGGGCCTGACCAGCCTGGCCGCGCTGGATCTTGTGCCGGAAGGGCTCGAACTGATCGCCGTGGAGGCGAGCCCCGCGCTGCTGGCCGCGGCCCGCGCCCGCCTGGGGGGCCGGGCGGCGGCGTACCACAACGCAGACGCTGTGGCGGCGGCCTCGCTGCTGTCCGGCAAGGTCGACCGGGTGCTCTGCAACCTGGCCCTGCTGTCCTTCCGTGACCCCGAGGGCGTTCTGCGGGCCTGGCGGAGCCGGATCGGGCCCGCCGGACTGCTCTGCTTTTCGCTCTCGGGTACCTGGTTCAACGCCTTACGCGACCAGGTGACCCCGCAGTACGTCCTGCTGCGCGAGCTGCACCGGCAGGGCCTGCTCCCCCGGGGCGTGCCGCCGGTGGAGCGGCTGCCCAACCAGCGCTCGATCGAGGGCACCCTGCGGGACGCGGGGTTCAAGCCCGTCCACTACGAGGTGCAGGAGATCCCATCCCCGCGGCCGGAGACGGAGCCCGGGGGCGAGCTCTACAACCTGATGCGGCTCAGCCCCGCACTCCCGGGACGCGACCGGGCCGAGGCCGTACAGCGCAGCCTGGACGCCCTGCCGGGGGTTGCCGAGGCGATCGCTGCCAGCGGCGCCCGGTGGCGCGTGGTGCACTTCACCGCCCAGCCGGCGCTGACGCCGGAGGAGGTCCTGCAGGAGCGGCTCGGCGGCCGCCTCGCCCATCAGAGGGCGGGGCAGTAG
- a CDS encoding mismatch-specific DNA-glycosylase: MTRALPDYLASGLRVVFVGFNPGETSAREGHYYAYPGNRFYWLLWQAGLTDRLYAPHEDAALLDLGYGLTDLVGRSTRSSGDLTAAELRAGREELLAKLARYRPRVACYNGKGIYAALSGRARVAYGLQAGSVVPGVLDFVAASPSGRSREKLEEKLRLYRELRDLIAEGG, encoded by the coding sequence ATGACCCGAGCCCTGCCCGACTACCTGGCCTCGGGGCTGCGGGTCGTCTTCGTCGGCTTCAACCCCGGCGAGACGTCGGCCCGGGAGGGGCACTACTACGCCTATCCCGGAAACCGGTTCTACTGGCTGCTCTGGCAGGCCGGTCTGACCGACCGGCTCTACGCGCCGCACGAGGACGCGGCGCTGCTCGACCTCGGATACGGGCTCACCGACCTGGTGGGCCGGTCGACCCGGTCCAGCGGCGACCTCACGGCTGCCGAGCTGAGGGCGGGGCGGGAGGAGCTGCTGGCCAAGCTGGCGCGGTACCGGCCGCGGGTGGCCTGCTACAACGGCAAGGGCATCTACGCGGCCCTGTCCGGCCGCGCCCGTGTCGCGTACGGCCTGCAGGCCGGGTCCGTGGTGCCCGGGGTGCTGGACTTCGTCGCGGCCTCGCCCAGCGGGCGGAGCCGGGAAAAGCTGGAGGAGAAGCTGCGGCTCTACCGGGAGCTGCGGGATCTGATCGCGGAGGGGGGATGA